In one window of Helianthus annuus cultivar XRQ/B chromosome 17, HanXRQr2.0-SUNRISE, whole genome shotgun sequence DNA:
- the LOC118488924 gene encoding uncharacterized protein LOC118488924, giving the protein MAEIVPIDDDKATEGDAEVKVDAEVKVENQAEEKMGDQTSVVAEDEKQKGPTEKNVEKQPTRIRPSELVDPSRVPYPARLKHQKYAKEYGQFHEMFKQLKISLPFIEALQSMPKYAKFLKDLLKRKERIGELSNIPLTGGCSAIVLNKLPEKLTDPGLGGLTPTRMSLSLADRSVKYPCGIVENLLVKVDKFVFPMDFVVLEMEANERVPIILGRPFLRTAKAIIDVFDGKISLHVGDEIVTFEIDRAMHDPGGRDEDSGPCHSVYFLNSFISFVDTCLEYNSGADLVGEGVVDEIDEEETEEEQLDESDELWVRETLELNEVSNESTPVDIPPPLELKVLPSHLEYAFLGEKPNMPIIISSKLTEDEKVRLIEVLGSIERRYRILILRALALPFARTIF; this is encoded by the exons atggcagagatcgTGCCTATTGATGATGATAAAGCTACTGAGGGAGATGCTGAAGTGAAAGTTGATGCTGAGGTAAAGGTTGAGAATCAAGCTGAAGAAAAGATGGGTGATCAGACATCAGTTGTTGCTGAAGATGAAAAGCAAAA gggacctacagagAAGAATGTGGAGAAGCAACCGACGAGGATTAGACCGTCAGAATTAGTTGATCCTTCTCGTGTCCCATATCCCGCCCGCCTGAAGCATCAGAAATATGCTAAGGAGTATGGGCAATTTCATGAAATGTTTAAGCAGTTGAAGATCAGTCTTCCGTTCATAGAAGCTCTTCAGTCGATGCCCAAGTATGCCAAATTTCTTAAGGACCTTTTGAAGCGTAAGGAGAGAATAGGTGAGCTTTCGAATATTCCTTTGACCGGTGGTTGTTCCGCGATAGTCTTGAATAAGCTACCAGAGAAGTTAACCGACCCTG GTTTAGGAGGGCTTACACCTACGCGTATGTCGTTGTCCTTGGCTGATCGTTCAGTCAAGTATCCTTGTGGGATAGTCGAGAATTTGTTGGTTAAAGTGGATAAATTCGTATTTCCTATGGATTTCGTTGTTCTTGAGATGGAGGCCAATGAAAGAGTTCCTATTATTTTGGGCCGTCCATTCCTTagaaccgcaaaggcgatcaTTGACGTCTTTGATGGTAAGATTTCTCTTCATGTGGGTGACGAGATTGTCACATTCGAGATCGATAGAGCGATGCATGATCCTGGAGGTAGAGATGAAGATAGCGGGCCGTGTCATTCTGTTTACTTTCTAAATTCTTTCATATCTTTTGTCGACACATGTCTCGAGTACAACAGTGGGGCCGATCTAGTAGGTGAGGGAGTTGTTGACGAGATTGACGAAGAAGAGACTGAGGAGGAGCAGTTGGATGAGAGTGATGAGTTATGGGTTCGAGAGACGCTGGAACTAAATGAGGTTAGCAATGAGAGTACTCCTGTAGACATTCCACCGCCTTTAGAACTTAAGGTTCTTCCATCACATCTTGAGTACGCATTCCTAGGAGAAAAGCCGAACATGCCTATCATCATATCTTCGAAGTTGACAGAGGATGAGAAAGTGAGGTTGATTGAGGTGCTAGGAAGCATAGAGAGGCGATATCGTATTCTGATATTAAGGGCATTAGCCCTACCTTTTGCACGCACCATATTCTGA